The following coding sequences lie in one Crassostrea angulata isolate pt1a10 chromosome 10, ASM2561291v2, whole genome shotgun sequence genomic window:
- the LOC128166590 gene encoding allatostatin-A receptor-like isoform X1, translated as MDAIYNASFTQNASNITGPDTSALLFESLVRIIIPTIFGLIVFLGLVGNLLVIIVVFSYKQMQNTTNILIVSLAFADLFFIIFCVPFTATLYALPIWPFGDIWCKIVNYLMYVCAYASVWTLVLMSFDRYLAVVHPISSMRFRNTRNACILIVLTWFIFSVGHIRLLLQYHMHEYEYSGANRSSCINPEKDTLPLFHACFFAFGYVIPLLITCVLYGFLLKRLLYGVVPGGSQRAESIRSKKRVTRMIIIVVVVFAICWLPIHISFMIQYLGPDYEASIVNTSFMMTANCIAYMNSCMNPILYAFLSENFRRSFKNLLCCKRERNNKFEYERTHARGHEKDQKDTLLNNATKPLDVTSKECLLNNTLKITENGKDSNSNSENELEMRTVITICNTQDE; from the coding sequence atggatgcAATTTATAACGCAAGTTTTACTCAGAACGCTTCAAACATCACCGGGCCGGACACCAGTGCCTTGCTTTTCGAGAGCTTAGTCCGCATCATCATTCCCACCATCTTTGGATTGATCGTCTTCCTAGGACTAGTGGGAAACCTTCTCGTCATCATTGTCGTGTTCTCGTACAAACAAATGCAGAACACAACCAACATTCTTATCGTCAGTCTGGCATTCGCAGATctgttctttataattttttgtgtgCCTTTCACGGCTACTTTATATGCATTGCCTATATGGCCGTTCGGTGATATTTGGTGTAAAATCGTAAACTATCTCATGTATGTTTGCGCATATGCAAGTGTCTGGACGCTTGTGTTAATGTCGTTTGACCGATATTTGGCAGTGGTTCATCCTATTTCTTCGATGAGATTTCGAAATACTCGCAACGCATGTATTCTCATTGTCTTGACTTGGTTCATTTTTAGTGTCGGGCATATTCGCTTGCTCTTGCAGTATCATATGCACGAATACGAATACAGTGGGGCAAACAGATCTAGTTGTATTAATCCAGAGAAAGACACATTGCCATTGTTTCATGCCTGCTTTTTTGCTTTCGGCTACGTCATCCCACTTCTAATTACTTGTGTTTTATATGGATTCCTGCTAAAACGTCTTTTATACGGTGTGGTGCCAGGGGGAAGCCAAAGAGCCGAGAGTATCCGAAGTAAAAAGCGCGTCACGCGCATGATTATTATAGTGGTTGTTGTATTTGCAATATGTTGGCTTCCTATTCATATTTCCTTTATGATTCAGTATTTAGGTCCAGACTATGAAGCAAGCATTGTTAACACATCTTTTATGATGACTGCCAATTGCATTGCATATATGAATAGCTGTATGAACCCTATTTTATACGCATTTCTCTCGGAAAACTTTCGAAGGAGTTTCAAAAATCTGTTGTGCTGTAAACGTGAGAGGAATAACAAATTTGAATACGAGCGAACTCATGCCAGAGGTCACGAAAAAGACCAAAAAGATACTTTGTTAAACAATGCTACTAAACCTTTAGATGTGACCTCAAAAGAATGTTTGTTAAacaacactttgaaaataacGGAGAATGGAAAGGATTCTAATAGTAATTCGGAGAATGAGCTTGAAATGAGAACCGTTATAACAATATGTAATACACAGG